The Mycoplasmopsis caviae sequence CTTCTGTGTCAATTCAAGCAGTTGTTGATTTAAATGAATTAAAATCAAAACTTGAAATTGATAAGACTAAACTAGAAAGCTATTCAACTCAAAGTGATGAATTTAAGAAAGCAATTGGAAATAACCTAAGTAATTTCAAAAATTACTTAACAACTGCAATTAGTGAAATTGATACATTAAAAAATAGTATTAATAGCAATGGTTTAACCACTGAAAATCAAACAAAATTAACTGAACTTAAAAATAAATATTCATCTACTCCTGAAAAGGATAAAAAAGTATTTGAATTTATTGAAAGTAAACTATTTGCTTACAACGATTTATTTAACTGACATCAAATTAATTTAACTAAAGTATCGAATACAAAACTAAAACAAAAATTAGATTCTAAATACAACGAATTCAAAACTGAGATTAGTAATTTCACTTTGCAAAATGTTAAAGATTCAAATGTTGACATTGATGATCTTACAACTAAACATAAAGCAATAGTTGATAAATGAACTATTGATGCTGAATTAACAAAAGTAAGCAAATATCTTAAATATGTTGAAGTAGCAGCTAAATTTGAATCATTAATTATGACTATCGAAAAGTCATATAATAATCAAGTTGGTGGTTATGGAGAAGTTGCTGCTTACAAACAATTTAAAGCAGAAGTTCAACAACTTAATGCTGGTAATATTTCAATTGAACAATTATTAAATAATTATGAATCTAAGAAGCAAGAAAAACTTACTAATGGAAATGTACCTGAAAATGCAGATTGATATCAAGGCGAAATAAAAAGAATTGAAGAAATTAGTGCAGATAACAATAAAAAAATTAACGATAAGTTAATTGAGATTGACAAAGCTAATATTGAAAAATTAAAAGAATTTGTCAAAGAATTAGAAGCACTTAAAACAATATATAGCAATTCAAGCATTAAATTTACAAGTTCAAACTTAACATCAATTACTAATAAAATAAATTCAATAAATGAAACTATTAATAAGAACGAAAAAGCCTTTAAAACAGAAGAATTAGTAAAATCAAAAGACCAAACAATTAAAGATAAAACCTTATTAGCATACTTTGAATTTAGAACACAAACAACAAGTAAATATAATGAACTTAATGCACTTAGTTCTAATGAATTAGTTGCAGAGGTTATGAAGTGATTGCTTGACAATGACCCTAAAGAAAACATTGTTGTTAATAAATATGTAATTGACAAATTAAATGAACTAAAGAATACTAAATATTCTCAATCATCATTTGATAATAAATTTAACCCAAACCCACAGAGTGTTGAAATTGAAAAGGTCAAGGAATTAGTTAAATATCTTGAAGATCTTGCTAAAGATTACAAAGATATTAAAGAAGAAATTGAAAAAGGTAAGTTTGAAGAACTTAAGAAATTAATTGAGTTTTACTATGAAGCTAGATACAAAGTTGAAATGGTTAAAACCAAGAATTTCAAAGAATATAAACTATTTATTGAGAACTCAGGCAAAGGTTCATTAAAAGCCATTAATGAAATTAAGAATTCAATTGATACAAAAGACAAAAAGTATCAAGATTTATTAGATAAATATTTCTATGAAAAATTGAATACATCAAATACTGCAAGAGAAAACAGTTTATTAGTAGATAACTACAATAAATATTTCATTGATGCTAACGGTAACTTATTAGGTCAAATTTCACACAGTAGTGAAGAGGACAAAATAAACAAATATCGTGCATATGCAAACATTGAAACTATCTACAAACATGCTGATACATTTGGTAATGTTGCACTTGCTAGATATATTAAGCACTCAGGTATTATGAACACATTGTTCTATGATTTAGGTAAGGATGCATCAGGGTCTAGATTTAGAACAGCAACTAACAAAGCAACATGAGATGACCAAAAATTCTTAGGTTATGATATGAGTCTGGATGAAAATATGCTTGCATACAATAAGACAAATCATAATTATAATAATGGTTATAGAACAATTATGATTGTGGGTGGTTTTGCTAAGTATGTAAGCGATCACTTAAATGACAAAAATGCTATATTCTCGTCTAGTGATAACTCACAATTATGGTCATACATATTTGATGCAAAAACTCAAACATTAGATTTTACAGCATTGAATTATGTTAAGGAATTTACTGCGAATAGTTCTAATATTAAAGTTGCTAAATATGTATTTGACTGAAATAGAGGTGAAGGTATTAGTGACAAAGCTAAAGTTGCTAAATTTAATAAAGATGACGCAATTACAAAGGAATTAAGTTACAGTGGTGTTGCAAAGTTTGGAGAATTATTTAACTTTAACAAAGTTATTATTCCGGATGGTGAATTGTTTGCTCAACAAGTTGTAATTCCATTATTAAGAGATGAAACAAAGTTCCCAGAAGCAAAAGGTCAAAAAACTACAATAATTCTTCCATCAACTGATTTTAGATATAGTTACAGAATGCAAATGTTATATAGTTACTATAAAGATGAAAAATATGTAAGTTACATTCCTAGCCCAGGATATGCATATGACAAACGCTATAAATCTCAACATATCGAATTTGTTGCTGAAAACATGCAATTTATGGCTGATACATTGTATTCTGAAAATAATCATATGTGATATAACATAACAAGAAATAAAGGTATTCTTCACCAATATTATTTCCCTATATTTAAATATCATTTCTCAAAAAATAACAATAATAATTATGTTGATATGATGAGCACATTAAAATATGTTCTTGAATCTAAATATTCTAGAGCTAATAATTCGCCATATACATATTGTTTGAATATTGATTCGTTTGATGTTTATAAGAAACATGTTATTACAAGAGATGCTAAAACAAAATATGAATCTTTAATTTATTACATTAATTCAAGAATGAGCAGTGCCAACAATAAAGAAGAGGGCGCCAAAACAATTGTAAAAGAAATAAACAATTCATTAAATACAATTAATAATAGTCCTAACACTTGTTGATCTGGTAAAGCGAATGAAACAGGTAAAACAGACGATCAAAAGCCTCACATAACATTTAGCATTGCAATATTTGATGATAAGAATAAATATGATTATTATAAAACAAGAACAAGTAATTATCGTTTCTACTTGAATGATACTAAAGCCGATATTTAATAAATTTAAAATACTTGCACACATGCAAGTATTTTATTTGCAATTTTCCTAATATGGCTATTTGATAGATTAATTATTCAATTGGTTTAGAACCATCTGCGAGATTAACTGCAGTAAATATATCCTTAATTTTTGCTTCTCCAATTGTTCTAGAAGTTAACGCTTTCAATTTATCAGTTAATTTTTGACATCATAGTCTTGCATCATTAGCGTATTTAAATCCAGCCTCGATAAATTCATTATTTTGAATTTTGTTAATAAGGTTGCCGAAATTTAACTTAACACTATCTCACAGTATTTTAAGTTGTTTTTTTTCAGAATCAGTTACATCCTTTAAAAATTCGTCTATTTTAGATGAATCACTATTAAAGTTGTTACTAATTTCATCTTTTAAGGTTAATAGAACATTGAATAACTCATAAATCATATTACCAATTGCATGGGAGTGATTGTGGCCAGTTTTAGGATCCTGAGTTCCATAAGTTGCTACTAAATATTGCTTCCCTTTTGGTTTCCAAGCACCTTTGCTCAAGTTTGCTATAACATTTGAAATTGCCTTATATTCTCTAGTAATAACACTTTCTCAATTTTCGTCTTTAATCTGTTTATTTTGCTCAATATTTATAATTATTTTATAAAAAACACTCCTTGTGTTTTCATTTTCTTCATCAAGAAAAGAATCTAACCTTCTTGAATTATTAAAAATTTGAGAGTTAACATCGTGAGCTAAATAGTGTAATTTTTCGAAGAAGTCAAAAAAATTTCTATTTTGAGTTTGATTTGAAAAGAAGGTTAAATCATTTATATGGTTAGTAATTTTAGAACTAAATTCTTTCATTAATGAATTTAGTTCTTTGCTATCCCTAACAACAATTTTAGTAAAATTACTGCCTAAAATAATATCCATCATTTCGCAAATTTTAACTATATTATCCTTGTTGGCTGAACCTGTTAAATCTAGTGATTTATCATATAGAACTCTGTCGCTATAAGCAAAAGCAAGATTTTTTTTAGAATCTTCAAGTAAGGATAAATATTCTTTAATTTCACTAACAATATGAGTATTTTTTACGACTTTATCTTGTTGTGTTGAAGTGACACAACTTGCACTTATACCCATAGGTAAACAAGTTGTTAAGGCAACAAAAGGGTAATATATTTTTAGTTTTTTTTTGTAATTAATTTTCATAAAAGACCTATTTCTACACAAAAAATTACCATTTTTATATATTTATTATATATTAAGCAGATAAAAAAGCATAAAAAAGGTAAAGTTTACTGGTGTTGTGCTATTATATAGTTGCAGCTTTGAGAAAGGCTGCCAGTGCATTTTTGTTTTTTTATCTCTTCTTCATTTTTCTAGACAAATTTGCACTGTAAAATAAATTAAGTTCTCTCATTTGTGACTAATAAACAAAATAAGACAAATTAAAATAAGTTAAAGTACAGAATTTAATATTTCTAGTTATCATTATTAAATTATCCCTTTCTATTCAATTTTCGTATCGTACTTGTTAGCTTTAAATAATTTTCATAATTATTTTTTATTTAAGGTCTTTACAAATTTAAACACTTTCATCTGTACTTTTGTGTTTATATCAATATTATTAATAATGCAGGCTAACCGCCTGTTTTTTTATTATAATTAACTCACTATTAATAATATAAGGAAGATTATGAATAAAAGCGAGATCAAAAATAAAATTGTTGAGTTAAGAGATAAATTAAATAAGTGAAATAAAGAATATTATCAAGATAATAATCCCTCTGTCAGTGATCTTGAATATGATAAGACACTGCTCGAATTAGAAGAATTAGAAAAAAAATATCCACAATATATTTATGCTGGTAGCCCGAGTTTAATATTAGGTTCTTTTGCGGACAATAAATTTAAAAAGGTGGTTCACAAAAAACCTATGCTTTCACTTTCAAAAGCATATGAGTATGCCGAGATTGAAAAGTTTGTATCTAACATTGAAAAGATTGTACCAATTGAAAATATTAATTTTTCAGTGGAGCCAAAAATTGATGGTCTTTCGATTTCACTACATTATAAAAATGGTTTCTTAAGCCAAGCATTAACTAGAGGCGATGGGCAAGAAGGCGAGGATGTAAGTGAAAATATTTATCAAATTAAATCGATTCCAAAATTTATTAACTATGATGCTGAATTAGAAGTAAGAGGCGAAATATTTTTACCAAAAGCTCAGTTTAATAGGCTAAATAGTCAATTAATAAGTGCTGGAGAAAAACCTTTTGCTAATCCAAGAAATGCAGCCAGTGGTACATTAAGACAACTCGATGCAACAATTGTTAAGCAAAGAAATCTTTCAGCTTTTCTTTATGAGTTAGTTGATCCACACAGTCATAATATCAAGACACAAGAAGAAGCAATAAATTTTTTAATTAGTTTAGGCATTCCTACAAACCCGCTTTTTAAATTAGTTGAGGTTGAAGAATTAGAAGAAGCGATTAGTTCGTTTGCAGAAATAAAAGATAAACTTGATTATGATGCAGACGGTTTAGTTATTAAATTAAATGATTTAAGATACTGAGATAAAATGGGTAGAACAGCTAAATTTCCTAAACACTCAATCGCTTTTAAATATGAAGTTGAAACAGCCACAAGTATTATCAAAGATATAAAAACAACAGTTGGAAGAACTGGGAAAATAACATATATAGCTAATTTGGAGCCGGTTGAATTAAATCAAACAATTGTAAGAGCAGCCACATTACACAATTTTAATTTTATTAAGGACTTAAACATTAATATTGGCGACCAGGTTCAAATTGTTAAAGCAGGCGAAATTATTCCAAAAGTTTTATCATTGGTAAAAAAACGCTCAGGTGACACTTTCGAGAAAGTTCAAAATTGTCCTTGTTGCA is a genomic window containing:
- the ligA gene encoding NAD-dependent DNA ligase LigA; translation: MNKSEIKNKIVELRDKLNKWNKEYYQDNNPSVSDLEYDKTLLELEELEKKYPQYIYAGSPSLILGSFADNKFKKVVHKKPMLSLSKAYEYAEIEKFVSNIEKIVPIENINFSVEPKIDGLSISLHYKNGFLSQALTRGDGQEGEDVSENIYQIKSIPKFINYDAELEVRGEIFLPKAQFNRLNSQLISAGEKPFANPRNAASGTLRQLDATIVKQRNLSAFLYELVDPHSHNIKTQEEAINFLISLGIPTNPLFKLVEVEELEEAISSFAEIKDKLDYDADGLVIKLNDLRYWDKMGRTAKFPKHSIAFKYEVETATSIIKDIKTTVGRTGKITYIANLEPVELNQTIVRAATLHNFNFIKDLNINIGDQVQIVKAGEIIPKVLSLVKKRSGDTFEKVQNCPCCNSKLIEIENNVDQFCINNQCAEMIINSIYHFASRKSLNIVGLGLSTVKDLYKNNLVKNIEDIFNLHLHKEELLKLERYADQKVNNLLNNIEKAKESTFSKILFALGIKHIGERAAKLISKQYSNFSQLIYEKDTLEKISTINNIGPKIIESLKEYLNKQENIDLLLKFDNLFKYQKNTQINSEKLTNLSFVITGKLNNARDYYIDLIETNGGKVSSSVSAKTSYLLAGDDAGSKLDKAKKLNIKIINEDEFNQLLK
- a CDS encoding MAG5150 family histidine triad lipoprotein encodes the protein MKINYKKKLKIYYPFVALTTCLPMGISASCVTSTQQDKVVKNTHIVSEIKEYLSLLEDSKKNLAFAYSDRVLYDKSLDLTGSANKDNIVKICEMMDIILGSNFTKIVVRDSKELNSLMKEFSSKITNHINDLTFFSNQTQNRNFFDFFEKLHYLAHDVNSQIFNNSRRLDSFLDEENENTRSVFYKIIINIEQNKQIKDENWESVITREYKAISNVIANLSKGAWKPKGKQYLVATYGTQDPKTGHNHSHAIGNMIYELFNVLLTLKDEISNNFNSDSSKIDEFLKDVTDSEKKQLKILWDSVKLNFGNLINKIQNNEFIEAGFKYANDARLWCQKLTDKLKALTSRTIGEAKIKDIFTAVNLADGSKPIE